TTTATTGCGGTTGAAGAATATTTGAACATTCTCAAGGATGCCTGATGACGCTATTCATGCTGTTCGTGCGCCAGGCTCAGGTAAACGACGGTCAACATCATAAAAATAAACGCCTGCAAAACAACAATGAGCAGTTCGAACAGCGACCAGGGAACGCCCAGTGTCCATTGCATCCACCAGGGCAGCACAGCGATGAGCGTGAAGATCAGGCCGCCAGCGTACATGTTGCCGAATAGTCGCAACGAGAGCGAAATGGGCCGGGCGAGCTCTTCGACGACTTTCAAGATCAAATTAAAGGGCATGAACCATATGCCGAAAGGCTCCAGCAGCAGCTCCTTGGAAAAACCACCCGGACCCTTGATCTTGATGCTGTAAAAGATGACCAGGATAAATACGCCCAGCGCCATGCCAAGTGTGGCGTTGACGTCGGATGTTGGATTGATGCGCAGGTGCTCAAGTCCCGCCACCTGCCCCAGCAGCGGGAACAGATCGTATG
The sequence above is a segment of the Gammaproteobacteria bacterium genome. Coding sequences within it:
- the atpB gene encoding F0F1 ATP synthase subunit A, giving the protein MATEVQSPGAYIEHHLTHLTVGDGIWGINVDTMFFSISLGVFFLFLFTKAAASVTTGVPDKLQATVEILVEFVDQQVKDSFHGKSALIAPLALTLFVWILLMNSFKLLPYDLFPLLGQVAGLEHLRINPTSDVNATLGMALGVFILVIFYSIKIKGPGGFSKELLLEPFGIWFMPFNLILKVVEELARPISLSLRLFGNMYAGGLIFTLIAVLPWWMQWTLGVPWSLFELLIVVLQAFIFMMLTVVYLSLAHEQHE